The Celeribacter baekdonensis genomic interval TAAAGATGGCGCGGTTTGGTCAAAAGAAAACCCCTTCCGACGCAGGTCGAAAGGGGCAGGTCAAAACAGGGCGCAGGTCTCAGTTCTTGAGCTTATTCACTTTCAGCATTTTCATCACCATCCGCTCATAGAACGGCTCGGAAACGCCCTTGCGGACTTTGCGCATGAAGTACCATTCAAAGCCCAGCTTGGCCCAATGCACCCACTTGCCAGATGCCGCCCAGTTGACGTTTCGCGGTGGGTTTTGCGGCATGGCCAAAAACGCCGCCCCGCCATCGCCAAAATCGGCCAGACACAGCGCATTCCATGTCGCGAGTTTCTGCGGCTCTTTGCCCGCCATCACCAGAGGGATATTATGCGCGGTGGCGGTGACCATGGATTCGATCATGAAGCCGGTTTTTGGCACGCCTGTTGGCACAACGGTTGGCTCTTTCGGTGCGATCGCGATGCACACGCCGATGCCGAAAATGTTCGGGAAGGTCGGGTTGCGTTGGAAATCGTCGACAATGACAAAGCCGCGCGGATTGACCAATCCCTCGACCCCCATCAGCGCCGGGATGCCGCGGAAAGCCGGCAAAAGCATCGAATAGCTAAACGGCAATTCATGCTCTTTCTTCGGTTTGCCGTCCTCGTCATGCTCTGTCACGAACACTTTGCCCTCCTCAAACCGGTTCACCTTGGCGTTGGTGATCCAGCGGATCGAACGTTCGCGCATGATGGATTCGAGCATCCCCTTAGTGTCGCCCACCCCGCCAAGGCCAAGGTGGCCGATATAGGGTTCAGGCGTGACAAAGGTCATCGGCACCTGATCACGCACTTTGCGGCGGCGCAGGTCGGTGTCTATCGTCATGGCATATTCATAGGCCGGGCCAAAACAGGACGCGCCCTGAACGGCACCCACGACAATCGGACCGGGATTGGCACAAAACGCATCCCAACCGTCGCCCGACACTTCGGCATGTTCGACGTGACAGACGGAATGGGTGAAGCCTTCGGGGCCGAAGCCTTCGATCTCGTCAAAGGCCAGATCGGGGCCCGTGGCCAAGACAAGATAGTCGTAAGTGACCTCTTTGCCGCTGTCCAAAATGATCTTATTTTCCTGCGGGATCAGCTTTTTAGCCCCATCGCAGATAAAATCAATCCCGCGTTTTTTCATCACCGGCTCAAGCTCGATGATCAGGTCTTTCTTTTTGCGCCAGCCCACACCCGCCCAGGGGTTTGACGGCGTAAATTGGAAATAGCTTTTGTTGGAAATCACCGTGATCTTATCGTCTTTTCCCACGGTTTCTTTCAATTCATAGGCCTGAATGGTCCCCCCAAGGCCTGCTCCGAGCACAACAATATGCGCCATAATCGTCTCCCCTTTATGTTCTCCCGCAGCGCTTTGATCCGGGCGCGGGTCCGGCCTTTGCTCCAGTGTACACCGGATTGACAAGATCCGACTTGATCTGAGTCTTTGCTTTATCGGGTGTTGTATGCACTGGTATTCAAAAAATTGAATACATCAAAAAGCCAAATCCGCCAAGAGGGGTCGTGCATGATCCTCGCCTGTTGCGGGCACCTTTGCCAAAATACCGATTTTTGGGGTTTTCAACGCCGCAGCGGCGCGTATAGTCAGCCCCATGACGAACCAGGCACATATCCTTTCAGCGATCGCTGCCCAGCCCCTGCGCCTTTGCGCGGGTTTTCGTCGCGGCCTCCTTCTTCTTAGCTGCCTCTGAGCGTGCCTTCGGCGCGAGGCTCAGAGGTGACCAAATGCGCCGGATCACGCAGCTAAAGCCTTTTGCCATTCATTTG includes:
- a CDS encoding NAD(P)/FAD-dependent oxidoreductase → MAHIVVLGAGLGGTIQAYELKETVGKDDKITVISNKSYFQFTPSNPWAGVGWRKKKDLIIELEPVMKKRGIDFICDGAKKLIPQENKIILDSGKEVTYDYLVLATGPDLAFDEIEGFGPEGFTHSVCHVEHAEVSGDGWDAFCANPGPIVVGAVQGASCFGPAYEYAMTIDTDLRRRKVRDQVPMTFVTPEPYIGHLGLGGVGDTKGMLESIMRERSIRWITNAKVNRFEEGKVFVTEHDEDGKPKKEHELPFSYSMLLPAFRGIPALMGVEGLVNPRGFVIVDDFQRNPTFPNIFGIGVCIAIAPKEPTVVPTGVPKTGFMIESMVTATAHNIPLVMAGKEPQKLATWNALCLADFGDGGAAFLAMPQNPPRNVNWAASGKWVHWAKLGFEWYFMRKVRKGVSEPFYERMVMKMLKVNKLKN